TCATTATATTAGTAGTCTTATAAAAGAAAATTTAAAATCAATCTAATATAAGATTTCCAATTTATGCTACATAATAATTTATAAAATTATTGTTAACATGTAAATTATTTCTAAAAATTTATTAGATTATACTTAAACAATCTAAAAAAAGTAAAAAATTTTTAATAATTTTGACATTGATTATCATGTTATACATTAATTATAATTAAATTATGAAATTTCAATTTAAATATATTTTATTTATCCTTATTGGTATAATTTTAGCAATACCAATTTTTAGCATGTCATACTACACTTTAGTTCGAACTTCAACTCCACAATTTTGTGTTAAATGCCATGAAATAGAATATGCATATAAAACATGGAAAACCTCTTCGCATGCTTATAACTCAAAAGGTGTAGTAGCAGATTGCATGGACTGCCATCTGCCAGCTCCGCAAAACTTATTTCAATTTTTCTACATGAAAACATTACATGGAGCAAAGGATTTATTAGCACATTTTATGATTGAAGAATATGACCATGAAAAAAACAGAAAAAAGGCTTATCAATCTATAGAAAACGAACAATGTTTAAAGTGTCATAGAAACATACTATATATGCCTTATAAAAGAGGCGCAATGCTTGCTCATAGAACAATTTTATATGCAAAAGAAGGTTATGAAAAAAAATGTACTGACTG
This window of the Deferribacterota bacterium genome carries:
- a CDS encoding NapC/NirT family cytochrome c — translated: MKFQFKYILFILIGIILAIPIFSMSYYTLVRTSTPQFCVKCHEIEYAYKTWKTSSHAYNSKGVVADCMDCHLPAPQNLFQFFYMKTLHGAKDLLAHFMIEEYDHEKNRKKAYQSIENEQCLKCHRNILYMPYKRGAMLAHRTILYAKEGYEKKCTDCHKNLVHNMKNFYTHKEF